The Dehalococcoidales bacterium region TGGATGAGTATTGCGATTTTATATATAGCCAGAAATTTGAACTTCTATCTGGAATATATGATTTTCCCGGGTATCTGGATCTACTGGCCAGTAGCTATGCCAATGATAATAAAATTTGTGTGGCCCCTTCTGCAGAATGCAAGAAGTGCCAGTTTATAACGACCGAAGCAGATGATAAGGCTGGGCTGAAAAGTGGCTTTAGAGAATGCTTCAGTCAGTTTTACAACTGGGGCGAAGTAGATTTCAAAGAGCCGACCGTGCTGGAAATATGGAACTACCGGAAAACTGGCAAGCTGCTTGGAGAAGGAAGGGTAAAAATTGCACAAGTAGAAGAAAGTGATATTAATCCTAAAGATGATGGCAAACCCGGCCTTTCATCCAGCCAGAGACAATGGTTGCAGATCTCAAAAGCTCAGAATCGGGACACCGATTACTGGATAGATATTGATAACATGGTCAGGGAAATACAGAGATGGAAATACCCTCTGCATTTTATAGATTTTGAGACTTCTTCGGTTGCTATACCTTTCAATAAAGGGAGGCACCCCTATGAGGGAATTGCTTTCCAGTACTCTCATCATATTGTTAATAAGGATGGCAGCATCGAGCACCGTGGTCAATACTTAAATACTGAAGCCGGTTTGTTCCCCAATTATAAGTTCGTGCGCGCCCTCAAGAGGGAACTTGAACAGGACGGAGGCACAATATTCCGATACGCTGCGCATGAGAATACATTTTTAATCACAATTTACCGGCAATTAATTGAAGAAACACAAGTCGAAGATGGGGATGCACTTTGCGAATTTATCCGCCGGATTACCAAATGTGGCAGCCGTAATGGCGATAACTGGGAAGGTGAGCGCAATATGATTGACATGTGCGAACTAGTGAAGCGTTATTATTATGATCCGGCAACAAAGGGGTCCAATTCAATCAAACGGGTGCTTCCGGCAATTATGAACTCGTCAAAATTTCTACAGGACAAATACTCCGCGCCAGTCTACGGTTCCAGCAGGGGTATCCCGAGTCTCAATTTTCGGGACTGGCGCTGGATTACATATGAAGATAATCGGATTGTTGATCCATATAAACTGTTACCCAAGTTGTTTCAGGAAGACGAAAGTCAAGAACTTTCTTTACTAAGTACCAATGATGAAATAAAAGAAGGGGGCGCAGCGACCACGGCTTATGCTCTGATGCAATTTACCGAGATGAGCGATTATGAGCGTGCTCAAATTACAAGTGCCCTCTACAAGTACTGTGAGCTGGACACATTTGCAATGGTAATGATTTATGAAGCCTGGAAGGACATGGTTTCATCTGAGCTTATATTTTAGCGGTTGATCTGTAATTAACGGAAACCCTTAGCGACAGGTTAATTGATGATAATCCATGTAAATCTTGAGCTATAACTCTATAATAACAGATATTGTTATCGTTCTGAGATAGTGCCATAATTACTGCTGGAAGTTCGGTTTATTAATAATACCAGGGAGGCACTAAATATGGCCGATGATTCTGGAGGACGCAGGGTTACAGGCAGCAGGAGGCGGCCGACATCTGCTTCTTCTGGCTCTCGTCCGCGCGCAACTGCCACGCGTAGATGGTCTGATTCATCTGGGGGCACATCCGGTTCTGGTACAAACTCGGGAGGCGGTTCATTTAGCGGCGTCAATCTTCTCGCCGCATTAATGGCTTTGATTGGTTTAGGTTCTGGTGGGGGAAAAGGGTGTCTTCCCCGCTCAAAAGGCTGTAGCCTGATAGGTATAGTTGCATTGGTTGTAATCGTAGTTATTGTTGTGATTAGCCTGCAGCAATGCGGTGGGTGTAATTTATTCACAAAAAATCCCGGTACCAACCCTACTACAACTCACGGTACCACCTCAACATCACCGACTTCTACAAATGCTTCAACAACCTATGTTCCATCTGGTGAAACCCATCGTTGGCTGGTAATGCTCTACCAGGGTGCGGATGATAATGTGCTGGAAAAAGACATTTATGTAGATTTAAACGAAGCGGAAATGGTTGGTTCGTCAGACGATGTTATGATTGTCGCCCAAATAGACCGATACAGTGGAGGCTTTAGCGGCGATGGAAACTGGACGGAAACCCGGCGATTTATTGTTCAGCGAGACCAAAATCTCGAGAAACTGGCTTCCCGGCAGGTGGGGAATCTTGGAGAACTCAATATGGCAACCGGTCAGACCTTGACGGATTTTGCTGTATGGGCAATTAATACCTATCCTTCTGACAGATATGCCTTGATAATGAGTGATCACGGAATGGGCTGGCCTGGCGGTTGGACGGATGCAACTGCTACAGGGAGCCGTAATTCCAGTATCCCGATTGCATCTGCAATTGGTGAGATGATATATCTCCACGAACTTGAAGATGCTCTGTTTCAGATCCGATCTCAAACGGGAATCGATAAACTGGATATCATTGGTCTGGATGCCTGCCTGATGGCGCAGCTGGAAGTGTTTTCTGCTCTCGCTCCGCATGCCCATTATGCCATAGCTTCCGAAGAGGTTGAACCGGCACTGGGTTGGGCATACGCAGGTTTTTTGGGAAAACTTACCGAAAATCCTGATATGGATGGAGCCGGTCTCGGACGCTCTATTGTTGACAGTTATATAGATGATGATCACCTCATATCAAGCTCTTATCAACGAACCCAGCTCAGTCGTGATATAACTCTCACCGCAGTAGATCTTGCTGTTATGGCCAATTTGAATAACCACCTGAATGAGCTTTTGTACACATTTCAAAACGCTTCCCAAAAGGAAATAGCCGCAGGGCGCACCTATGCTCGAAGTTATACCAGCGTATTCGGATCCTCTGAACCACCGTCATACATTGACCTGGCAAACTTTTTGCAAATCGTTAAGCAGAATAATAATCGGGTTGATGTGAATGACAGAATCAATGGAGTACTGTCTGCAATAAACCAGGCGGTTGTAGCTGAAAAGCATGGAGTACAGATGGAAGGCTCAAGTGGCATTTCCATCTATTTCCCCAACTCGGCTCTCTATAAAAGTCACATTTCCGGAGCCGAGTCCTACACCGCAGTAGCAAAACGCTTCGCCGCTGAATCATTATGGGATGATTTCCTCGCTTTTCATTACACCGGCAGAAATTTTGAACTGGGTGATGCAGAGGTAGTAGTTCCTGATAGCAGCTCGATAGCCTCGCCCGCCAGCGGTGATTTTTCCATAAACTCTCTGGCTTCGAGTAGCAGCACGGCTAGCCGGAACAGGCCGATCACGCTTACGGCTGATATCAGTGGCCAAAACATCGGGTATATTTATCTGTTTGCCGGTTATCTGGATGAACAGGCCAACTCTCTGTTTATCGCCGACCGGGATTATATCGAAAGCCCGGATCTTCGTCTGGTTGACGGGGTGTATTACCCGGATTGGGGGGAAGGAGACTTTACTCTCGAGTTTATCTGGGAGCCGATAGTGTTTGCTATAAACGATGGAGTTTCTTCTGTTACAGCATTATTTAACCCGGAGAGTTACGGCTTGACTGCCGAAGAAGCGGTTTATTCTGTTGATGGAATATATCATTTTACAGGTGAAAACACTGAGTGTTATGCCAGGATGTATTTTACCAACGGAATAATGCAGAAAGTGGTAGGCTTTACCGGCTCGAGCGGCTCAGGAGCTCCTCGAGAGATTACTCCAGCTCAGGGAGACCGTTTCACCGTCTTGGAAAACTGGCTTGATCTAGATGCTTATGGCAATGCTATCAACACAGCAACCAAAAAGGGAGGGGCTCTCACCTTCGCAAGCGATACTTTTACCTGGGAGGTGCTGGATGCGGCAACCGGCACATACAAGGTCGGATTCATAATTGAGGATCTGGATGGACACCGTCAGGAATCTTTATTGAACATAGAGGTGGTAGATGAAGGTTAAGGTTCTCCGATCTGATCATAAAGAACGATGTCCAGATACGCCCGTAGCAGAGGAAGATGTTTCGGCACTGGTTTCTGGTAATAGCGCTTTTGCTCTGAATCTATATCGCCAGATAAGAAAACAGGACGTCAATTTGATATTTTCCCCCTACTCTATATCTACGGCGCTGGCTATGACTTGGGCTGGAGCTCGGGGAGAAACCGAAACTGAAATGTCTGCAGTCATGAATTTCGATCTTGAACAACCGCAGCTGCATCCTGCATTCAGATCCCTTGATGCCGAGCTGAATAAAAAGATTGGAAGCGAAGGCAGTGAGGATACAGCCGGCTTTAAGTTACGAATAGTAAATTCTGTATGGGGGCAAAAAGGTTACAGGTTTCTTCCGGAATACCTCGATATACTGGCTAAAAACTACCGATCCGGACTTAACCTGGTGGACTTCAGGGGCAAGAGTGAAGAATCCCGCCGTACTATTAATGACTGGGTGCTTGAACAGACTCAAGGGATAATCGATGAGCTGGTCGGCCGGGGAGCAATAGATTCATCGACTCGGTTGGTGCTTACTAATGCGATATATTTCAAAGGCGCATGGAAGTATCCATTTGAAGCTTTCAGAACCGCTGAAGGCCTTTTCCGGCTGCAAAATGGGGAGGAAATATTCGTGCCCATGATGAACCGGACCATGCTTGTTCCATACGCCCAAATTGGCAACTGTCAGGCAGTTGAACTGCCTTACAAAACAGAGGATATCTCAATGGTTATACTTCTGCCTGATTTTGGCGAGTGTGAAGACTTTGTTAATGCGCTTGATCGCGAAAAGCTTTTCACCATTATCGAGGCGTTAAAGTTGGCTGATGTGAACCTCACTATGCCAAGGTTTAAGTTTAAATATAATCTGGCATTAAAACAGGCTCTTGTTGAAATGGGCATGAAAAGTGCCTTCACCAGTAATGCTGACTTCTCTGGAATCAGCCGGGAAGGAAGTTTATACCTGCAGGATGTGCTTCACAAGGCATTTGTAGCTGTTGATGAAGAAGGCACCGAAGCTGCAGCGGCAACGGCAGCCATTGTAGGAATCAAGCTGTTTACTCCTCTGGCAGTTCAGCTTAAACTTGACCGGTCATTTGTTTTCTTTATACGTAACAGGAGCACCGGTACAGTACTGTTTATGGGGCAGGTGCAAAATCCTTTGGCTTGAAATAATCAAACTTAAGGCATCATAAGTCTTGACGCACTGATACGACAAGGTTGATGATGCTTGGTGTGATCGAGGCGGAGCTATGAACGGTTTACAAATAAAGCTGCTATTACCACCCCCAGTATCCCTCCGATTATAGCCCCGGTCCAGGGGCTCGATGTCAATCCTCAGGCGCTATTAGAACATTTGCCGATATAGCCGATGATAGCTCCAAGGGCTGCCCCTGAAAGTAATCCGATCAAGTAGTGCATTTCCGCCTCTCAATATTCGTATAAGAACATTATAGCACTGCGGAAAAAAACCTCCAAACTGGGGCAGCAATACTAAGGCTTGGCAGTAATAATGTAATGATACAGTCCGTTTTCGTCTACGTTTTCAATAGTAAATCCGGCAGAGCGGATGATCTCGGACGCTTGCCTGGCATCAAAACGCTTCTCAAAAGAAGGACCGTATAACATCCGTTCTTTTTTCCAATCCAGATTTACTAGCCTGCCGCCATCTTTAAGCATTTTTTGCGCGTTGGCAAGTGCTTTTAAAGGCTCAGTAAAGTCATGGAGAACGACTCCATAAAAGACGATATCGGCACATTTTTGACAGACGACAAGTTCTTCCGCTCTGCCAACTGCCAATTCCAGGTTATTCAAGCCTTCAGTGGTTGCTCTTCGGCTTAAAGACAGGATTGCCTCGGGATTACTGTCAAAACCCCAGACCCAACCAGTCGGCCCGGTTAATCTCGCAGCCGGTAATGCAAAATAACCTCTTCCGCAGCCGGCATCAATGAATTTAGTGCCAGGCTTAACACCAATTTCCGGCAGGATAATATCTGGATTTTGCCATTTTTTTCTTTCTGCATCATCTGGTTTATGCTTGCACATCAGAGTATTTATCTCTTTTTCAGCGTAGATGCACCACTAACATTTATGTTTCTGAGAGAGGGCTCTCCCATATATTCAAGCCTGGATGCTCCAGATAACGTTGCATCCAGAATACCATTGGAATTAATGATGGCATTTGATGCTCCATCGATAATAATTGTCGTATCTCCGGTGAGGAAGGTTGCTGCATCCAGTGTACTGGCATCACTTACTTGGGCATCCAGATCACTGCATTCGCCCTCAAGCTCAATCCGGCTGACTCCACTGACATCGAAATCAGCATCCTCGGCAGTAAGAGAGCCGGTAACTCGGCTGGCTCCGGACACAGTAAACTGGCAGGAATGAGTAACAATTTCATCCAATATTACCTCGGAAGCCCCGGAAACTTCCAGTACAATGATTTCATCAGAACTGAATCCGGAAATGGTTCCGCCGGTTGCTCCGGATACATTAAGGCGTGCAAGTTGTGGTAGCTGTATTGATGCCTCGAGAGTTATATTTCCTTGAATGCTGACTGGCTTCAATTTGATGATCAGCTTTTTTTGTTTCCGATAAATATCGACATACTCGAAAAGGTTATCATCAACTGTTATTGATACAGAATGTGAGTCGGAATATGAAATTTGGTAACCGAACGCTCCGCCAATTTGCACTTCTTCAAAATCGGAAAGATCGTATGTTTCGGTTTTAAGAATGCCTGAACCATGTACTATATGCTCTGTATAGCCTATACACCCGCATCCTGGCAACAACAGGGGTATCATCAAAATAGCAGCAAGTAAAAGCCATAGATACTGTCTCATGACAATTCTCCTCAGCCCGGTCTTTCACTAATAGTAAAAGGCACCGGATGCTAGCCTGTCAATAAGTAGATCTTTTATTGACAGGCTAGGCATGTTATAATTGGCTTCGACGATTATGAAAGCATTAGTTGTTGAAGGCATTACCAAGCATATATCCGGGAAAAAAATTCTCAATAATATTTCCTTTGAGGTAAAAGCCGGGGAAATCTTTGGTTTAATTGGCCCTAACGGAGCGGGTAAAACTACCAGTCTTCGTACAGTGGCAACCCTCCTTCAGATAGAAACCGGCAGCGTTAGTGTTTTTGGTCACAAATTACCCGGGGAAGCGGGCGAAATTCGCAAGATTATAAGCTATCTTCCAGAAGATGCCGGTGCATATAAAAATCTGAAAGGGAGAGAATATCTGGAGTTTATCGCCAGTTTTTTTGCTTCTGGCAATCACAGCAAGGAACTGGTTAAACGCGGAATAGAAATTGCCGCGCTGGGAGATCGGATTGATGATCGTGTCGATACCTATTCCAAGGGCATGATGCGCCGTTTACTGGTAGGCAGAGCTCTCATGACCCGTCCACGTCTGGCTATTCTGGATGAACCCAGTTCCGGCTTGGACGTAGTAAACGCACAGCAGATTCGCCGTATCATCAAGCAGGCAGCAAATGAAGGTTTGAGTGTCCTTCTCTCGTCCCACAATATGTTGGAAGTTGAATTGATGTGTGAAAGAATTGCCCTGGTTAACCAGGGCAGAATTGTAGCCCAGGGTACTCCTGCTGAGCTTAAAGAAAGCTACCAGGCGGAAAATATTGAAGAAGTGTTTACCAGGCTAGTCCAATGATGTACACACTGATAAAAAAAGAAGTCAAAGAATTGCTTTCCAAGTCTTCGCTAGCCTTTTTTGCAGCGATGGCCCTGATTTTTGTATTTATGGGTAATATGCTTTCCTCATCGTTCGAAGAATCGACGGCTACTCCTATGGTTGCCATTATTAATGAGGACGCTTCCCCTCTTTCGATGATAATGACCTCAGTACTGGAAGCGGGGTCAGAGGTGGTATATTCCGGTTCTGATCCTGAAACCGGTCGCAGCCGGCTTGAGGAAGCTGGGGGAGCTGCTCTAATAAATATACCGGAGAATTTTGGTTCTTTAATTGACTCCGGTGAGGCAGCGCAAATAAAAGTGCTGTGGTTAATGCAGGGAGCGGGAATTGTAGATTCTATCCCGGTGGGTTCTGTTGAAGGGTTGATCCAAGCTGGGGCAGATGCAGTTTCGGCAACACTGGTAGCTGAACACAGCACTCTTGACCCTGAAATTATTCTGTCTCCAGTCTCATACAGCTACGATACTGTGTTCAAGGGAAAGATGATAGAAGGGGCTTCTCCCAGCATGGTCAGCGGTGTTTTGAGCATGAGAACCATGTTTATACCGGTGGTAATTATGATGCTGATTGTTATGGGTTCGAGTTCGGTGATTTCCTCCATGGGGCTTGAAAAAGAAAACCGCACTCTGGAGACCCTTTTAACCCTTCCAGTTGGCAGGAGCCAGATAATTATCTCCAAGATCGTGGGCAGTGCCATCGCGGGTATAGTCATGGGCGCTATTTACATGGTTGGTTTTGCCAGCTATTTTAATTCAATCACAGGCCCCGCCGGAGGCCTGGGCGACATGGGCTTTACGCTTAACGTGCTGGACTATCTTCTCATCGCCCTTTCGCTGTTTGCTGCTTTACTAGCGGCTTTGTGTGCCAGCATTATACTGGGGACTTTTGCCTCCAGCTATCGTTCCGCTCAGACTCTTACCTATCCGATGATTGGCCTGGCAATGCTGGCAATGCTTGTTACCATGATGCTGGACTTTTCATCCCTTTCCTTTCCATTACAGACGATGGTTTTCCTGATTCCTTTCTCCCACCCGATGATCGCCATGAAGGAACTCATGGTGGGAAACTACCTGCTCGTTTTGGCAGGTATTGGCTACCTGGTTGTGATCACTGCCATCCTGGTAGTAATCGCTACTCGCATTTTTACCACTGACAGGGTGGTGTTGGGGATGTCGATAAAAAGCAGAAAGAACAACCGGGTTACAGCTTAAAATTCTCATGGCCTGGCCGATTGTGCTAGAATACATCCTGGCATGACAGACAATAATTTCGTACCTGAAGAAACCTGCCGTAAACCCGGTGCTCGTAATTTTAACTCTCTGAAGCTTTGGTTCTTAAGGCGCTGGATTCCAATATTTGGCCTGCTTCTCATCATCGCCCTTGTAATAGGGCTTTTCCTTCTCTACCGGAATAACCCGGAGATCATAGATGGGCTTGAAAGATTCGGTTACCTGGGAGCTTTTCTGATAAGCATAGTACTCAATGCCACGCTGGTGTTACCTGCTGGTAATTTTCTTGTACTTGCTGCACTAGGGGCAACACTGCCATCTGCTACTCTGGTCGGCCTGGCGGGGGGCCTGGGTGCCGCTATTGGTGAGAGTACGGGGTACTTGGCCGGGTATTCCGGAAGAGCGATAATCGATAATCGGAATATGTACAATCGTACGGAAGGTTGGATGAAGCGCTGGGGTTTTTGGGCGCTGTTCGGTCTCAGCGCTGCTCCGCTCTTTTTTGACCTGGCTGGTATCGCAGCTGGTGCCTGCCGTTACAGGTTCTGGAAGTTTTTCCTGGCCTGCTGGTTGGGAAGAAGTATCCTCTATGTTGCCATCGCCTGGGCCGGCCTGAAGGGCTGGGAATGGTTGCTAAACATTGTTGGCTGAAAAACTCACCCAACACCGAATAGCTGGTTAAACATCTTTTCAGTGCGATCGGGTGTAACCGGTTAGAGCAAGCACCGTATTTATACTTTCAATCTTGAGTTTGGTTTTACCTTGATTAACAGAAGCGCTCCTGCGACGAAATATACTATACAAACGAGAAGCATTACAGTATAGCCAAGGTTCAAACCGACCCCGTTGAAAAAATCGATAACCGGGCCGATAAGCCTGGCCAGTGCACCTCCGCCTGCAGTTGCCATATTGGCAATACCTAAAAACTTGGCTTCCTCCCCCTTATTTACCAGGTCGGTAGCCAGTGCCCAGTTGGAACTGTTAAAGGCGCCCAGGGCAAGACCTATCACTGAGGCTCCTACCGTAAGCATTGCATTGGATGAGCTTATAAGTATGACCACTATTCCAAATGCGCCGGATAAAGCAGCAGCTATACAGATTTTTTTCCTGCCAATGGAATCCGAGAAATAGCCTGCAGGCAGCACTGCAATCAGCATAAATACGATTGCAACGGCTAAAAAACGGGTTGTAGCAGAAGCCGGATCGCTTACTCCAACAACATCCCGAAAATAATACAGGGCAAATTGCTGTATGGTGGTAAGCCCCATAAAAACTGCCAGTCGGGATGCCAGAAACCATAGAAAAGCCTTGTTGTCCTTAACATTGATGCTGAAACTCTTTACCCAGGCTGGAATCATGTGCTGTCTGAGCGGCCTTTGCGGCCGGGGTTCTTTAATTGCCAAAACCGTATAAAGAAGGAGGAGGAAGATTATCCCGCCCAGGAGCGCTAGTGAGAACCACAACCACTTGTCCTCGCTTGTCAGAGAATAACTGTCCATAAGTCTGGATACAGGGAAAAGCAGGACAGCCCCTCCCAGTATTTCCATAAAACTCTTTATTCCGGAAGCTTTACCCCTTTGGCTTGCGGGCACCATTTCCGGGATAAAAGCCTGGTATGGTCCCTGTGCGGCGTTGGAAAATAATTGAAGGGCACAGTAGCCGATAAAAAGCATGGTAAAAGAAGTAGCCACACCTATCACCGGCATTGTTGCAAGTGCTCCGATCATGCCGGCCAGTATAAAGGGTTTCCGACGCCCCCAGTTGAGAGTAGAGCGGTCTGAGATAGTCCCGGCAATAGGCTGAGCAAGCATTGCGATAATCAGGCCGCTGAATGTCATCAGTCCCAGGTAGGTATTTTTTTGCGCTTCGGAGGCAAAATCCAGGACTACCAGTGGGAGAATAAGGCTGTGCATACATTGCCAGAGTCCGGAAATCCCGAATACAAGCAGGGTTATTTTAAGATAGTGCCATATATTGGTTTTATTAAGAGCGGTACTTTTCATCAGGTTACGGATAGATAGCCGGTATAGATATTCCGGTTGTTTCTTCCAGCCCAAACATAATGTTCATATTCTGTATCGCCTGGCCGGCAGCTCCTTTTACCAGGTTGTCTATGGCGCTGATTACTATCAGGCGATTGGTACGCTTATCAATTTGAGGATAAATTGCACAGTAGTTGGAGCCTCTCACCTGGTTAATGTGAGGAGGCGTATCTGCCAGCCGTATGAATGGCTCATTGGCGTAAAAATCTTTATAGAGTTGTTCAAGCTGTGTTTGCGACACCTCCTTGCATAACTCGGCGTAACAGGATGAAAGTATACCGCGGGTAACCGGGATCAGGTGGGGTACAAAGGTAATTCGCATTGTTTGCTTCTTACCTGCAATCTTTAATTCCTGGTCTATCTCGGGTAGATGCCTGTGGCCTTCTAAAGCATAAGCTGAAGCATTTTCATTAGCCTCACAAAATTGGCTTTTTAAATGCAGTGTTCTGCCTGCGCCGGAAACGCCGGACTTGGCATCGATAATAATGCTTCCATCTATTATGCCTTCGTCTAAAGCTGGCGCCAGGGCAAGAATGGCTGCCGTTGGGTAGCAACCAGGGTTGGCTACCAGTCGTGCAGACTTGATCTGGCTGCGGTAAAGCTCGGGTAGCCCATAAGCAGCTTCTTTTATCAGATCTGGAGCAGGATGGTTGAATCCGTACCATTCAAGATAGAGGCGCGGATCCTTAAGCCTGAAATCAGCGCTGATATCAATTACCTTAGCGCCTCTCTCCAGGAGCTGTACAGCCTGGAGGGCACTTTCCCGGTGGGGAAGAGCTAGAAAAGCAACTTCAGCTTCCCCGGCTTCTTCTGTAATTGTAATATCCAGATTGGGCAAGTGGGGCAGGAATTTTATCAGCTGCTGCCCGGCAGATGAGCGCCCGGTGGCATATGCAATTTCGACTTCTGGATGGTTATAAAGAAGGCGTGCGAGTTCCATTCCAGCGTAGCCGGTGACATTTACAATTCCGATTTTAATCTTTGACAATTGAATCCTCCTTGAGACACCGGCAGAAAAGAACCTTAATCTAGTCAAGTGCTAGTTTGCAGATAGCTGACTGGTGCCTGTTTTGTGCTCCCTATAATTTACTACAAATCGGCTTTATGATAAAATCTTCTATTAACCTTCGTTTATGATCCCCATTAAAAGGAGAATAACTATGCCAAAAATATTTATTGTAGATGTAACTAACCGTGACGGAGTGCAGACTGCCAAACTGGGGTTATCCAAGCTGGAAAAAACTATGATCAATCTGTTTTTAAACCAGATGGGTGTTTTTCAGTCCGAGTT contains the following coding sequences:
- a CDS encoding DUF2779 domain-containing protein — encoded protein: MKSRMLTKSRFKLALECPAKLFYEGKPEYANQKLDDPFLQALADGGFQVGALAKCYYGGGSEVLAWEHGSALEETRNLLEQESVIIYEAAVCFETLFTRIDILVKRGNEIDLIEVKAKSIDREEDDFLTKGGNISATWYPYLADAAFQKYVLMYALPDYSISAYLMLADKASRCSVDGLNQKFKLTRDNLGRTRVIVPANLTSEDLGSPILTPVNVDEYCDFIYSQKFELLSGIYDFPGYLDLLASSYANDNKICVAPSAECKKCQFITTEADDKAGLKSGFRECFSQFYNWGEVDFKEPTVLEIWNYRKTGKLLGEGRVKIAQVEESDINPKDDGKPGLSSSQRQWLQISKAQNRDTDYWIDIDNMVREIQRWKYPLHFIDFETSSVAIPFNKGRHPYEGIAFQYSHHIVNKDGSIEHRGQYLNTEAGLFPNYKFVRALKRELEQDGGTIFRYAAHENTFLITIYRQLIEETQVEDGDALCEFIRRITKCGSRNGDNWEGERNMIDMCELVKRYYYDPATKGSNSIKRVLPAIMNSSKFLQDKYSAPVYGSSRGIPSLNFRDWRWITYEDNRIVDPYKLLPKLFQEDESQELSLLSTNDEIKEGGAATTAYALMQFTEMSDYERAQITSALYKYCELDTFAMVMIYEAWKDMVSSELIF
- a CDS encoding clostripain-related cysteine peptidase, translating into MADDSGGRRVTGSRRRPTSASSGSRPRATATRRWSDSSGGTSGSGTNSGGGSFSGVNLLAALMALIGLGSGGGKGCLPRSKGCSLIGIVALVVIVVIVVISLQQCGGCNLFTKNPGTNPTTTHGTTSTSPTSTNASTTYVPSGETHRWLVMLYQGADDNVLEKDIYVDLNEAEMVGSSDDVMIVAQIDRYSGGFSGDGNWTETRRFIVQRDQNLEKLASRQVGNLGELNMATGQTLTDFAVWAINTYPSDRYALIMSDHGMGWPGGWTDATATGSRNSSIPIASAIGEMIYLHELEDALFQIRSQTGIDKLDIIGLDACLMAQLEVFSALAPHAHYAIASEEVEPALGWAYAGFLGKLTENPDMDGAGLGRSIVDSYIDDDHLISSSYQRTQLSRDITLTAVDLAVMANLNNHLNELLYTFQNASQKEIAAGRTYARSYTSVFGSSEPPSYIDLANFLQIVKQNNNRVDVNDRINGVLSAINQAVVAEKHGVQMEGSSGISIYFPNSALYKSHISGAESYTAVAKRFAAESLWDDFLAFHYTGRNFELGDAEVVVPDSSSIASPASGDFSINSLASSSSTASRNRPITLTADISGQNIGYIYLFAGYLDEQANSLFIADRDYIESPDLRLVDGVYYPDWGEGDFTLEFIWEPIVFAINDGVSSVTALFNPESYGLTAEEAVYSVDGIYHFTGENTECYARMYFTNGIMQKVVGFTGSSGSGAPREITPAQGDRFTVLENWLDLDAYGNAINTATKKGGALTFASDTFTWEVLDAATGTYKVGFIIEDLDGHRQESLLNIEVVDEG
- a CDS encoding serpin family protein; amino-acid sequence: MKVKVLRSDHKERCPDTPVAEEDVSALVSGNSAFALNLYRQIRKQDVNLIFSPYSISTALAMTWAGARGETETEMSAVMNFDLEQPQLHPAFRSLDAELNKKIGSEGSEDTAGFKLRIVNSVWGQKGYRFLPEYLDILAKNYRSGLNLVDFRGKSEESRRTINDWVLEQTQGIIDELVGRGAIDSSTRLVLTNAIYFKGAWKYPFEAFRTAEGLFRLQNGEEIFVPMMNRTMLVPYAQIGNCQAVELPYKTEDISMVILLPDFGECEDFVNALDREKLFTIIEALKLADVNLTMPRFKFKYNLALKQALVEMGMKSAFTSNADFSGISREGSLYLQDVLHKAFVAVDEEGTEAAAATAAIVGIKLFTPLAVQLKLDRSFVFFIRNRSTGTVLFMGQVQNPLA
- a CDS encoding methyltransferase domain-containing protein, giving the protein MCKHKPDDAERKKWQNPDIILPEIGVKPGTKFIDAGCGRGYFALPAARLTGPTGWVWGFDSNPEAILSLSRRATTEGLNNLELAVGRAEELVVCQKCADIVFYGVVLHDFTEPLKALANAQKMLKDGGRLVNLDWKKERMLYGPSFEKRFDARQASEIIRSAGFTIENVDENGLYHYIITAKP
- a CDS encoding DUF2807 domain-containing protein, which produces MRQYLWLLLAAILMIPLLLPGCGCIGYTEHIVHGSGILKTETYDLSDFEEVQIGGAFGYQISYSDSHSVSITVDDNLFEYVDIYRKQKKLIIKLKPVSIQGNITLEASIQLPQLARLNVSGATGGTISGFSSDEIIVLEVSGASEVILDEIVTHSCQFTVSGASRVTGSLTAEDADFDVSGVSRIELEGECSDLDAQVSDASTLDAATFLTGDTTIIIDGASNAIINSNGILDATLSGASRLEYMGEPSLRNINVSGASTLKKR
- a CDS encoding ABC transporter ATP-binding protein, encoding MASTIMKALVVEGITKHISGKKILNNISFEVKAGEIFGLIGPNGAGKTTSLRTVATLLQIETGSVSVFGHKLPGEAGEIRKIISYLPEDAGAYKNLKGREYLEFIASFFASGNHSKELVKRGIEIAALGDRIDDRVDTYSKGMMRRLLVGRALMTRPRLAILDEPSSGLDVVNAQQIRRIIKQAANEGLSVLLSSHNMLEVELMCERIALVNQGRIVAQGTPAELKESYQAENIEEVFTRLVQ
- a CDS encoding ABC transporter permease, whose protein sequence is MMYTLIKKEVKELLSKSSLAFFAAMALIFVFMGNMLSSSFEESTATPMVAIINEDASPLSMIMTSVLEAGSEVVYSGSDPETGRSRLEEAGGAALINIPENFGSLIDSGEAAQIKVLWLMQGAGIVDSIPVGSVEGLIQAGADAVSATLVAEHSTLDPEIILSPVSYSYDTVFKGKMIEGASPSMVSGVLSMRTMFIPVVIMMLIVMGSSSVISSMGLEKENRTLETLLTLPVGRSQIIISKIVGSAIAGIVMGAIYMVGFASYFNSITGPAGGLGDMGFTLNVLDYLLIALSLFAALLAALCASIILGTFASSYRSAQTLTYPMIGLAMLAMLVTMMLDFSSLSFPLQTMVFLIPFSHPMIAMKELMVGNYLLVLAGIGYLVVITAILVVIATRIFTTDRVVLGMSIKSRKNNRVTA
- a CDS encoding VTT domain-containing protein, with product MTDNNFVPEETCRKPGARNFNSLKLWFLRRWIPIFGLLLIIALVIGLFLLYRNNPEIIDGLERFGYLGAFLISIVLNATLVLPAGNFLVLAALGATLPSATLVGLAGGLGAAIGESTGYLAGYSGRAIIDNRNMYNRTEGWMKRWGFWALFGLSAAPLFFDLAGIAAGACRYRFWKFFLACWLGRSILYVAIAWAGLKGWEWLLNIVG